The Planctellipticum variicoloris DNA window TGGGGGTTGAGGACGGAGCCCAGGGCGGCCGCCCCGAGTCCGGTCGCCGACTGGCCGAAGAAATACCGGCGGGAGATCTGGGTGCGGAGCTGGTCGAAGTTGAACATGATGGCCGGTCTTTTTTTGTGCAGGAGTCTTCAGGGAAACGGTTCGTTACGTGTCGCTCGACAGCTCATCGAGGTCTGGAGGCAGTTCCATCTCCTCGATGACGGTTCTCAAACGAGCCGAAAGTTCTGGAGGAACGCGATTGACCCAAGTTGCGTCAATCAATTTCGCGGACAGCAGGTCTTCCAGATGCACCTGATCTTTCTTGCGAAAGGATGTCAGCTTCATCCGGACGAGCGCTTCCAGAGATAGAAATCGATACTCATCACCTTCGACGGCGTCGCTCAGCTCCGGAGCTGGAAGTAGATAGTCCTTACGAACGAGTTCACCGGCCTTAACGACGTGAACCCCCTCTTCGAAACCGCCATTCGGGCCGTCGAGAAAGAAATCGATCCCCGCCGCATGTCGATAGCGAAATCCGGCAGCGGTCATGGCCTCTGCGGCAGCCGGCAGATCTTCGCGGCGGAGCAGAATGTCGACATCGACTGTGTTGCGAACGGCGCGTGGATTCACTTGTGCGACCCAGGCGGCCACGGCATTCCCGCCGATCACGCAATACGGAATGCCGGCGCCTTCCAGTGCCGAAGCCGTTCGCAGCAATCGTTCTCGCACGAGCTCCACGGCGCGGACCATTCGATCGAGGACTTCGTACCCCATTCCAACGACTTCTGACATCGGTAACGCTCGCTTCCTACTCCTTCGTAATCGTCTCATCCAGATTCAGAATCAGATTGGCGACCATCGTCCAGGCCGCGAAATCCACGATCTCTGCCGTCGACTGCTTCGGAGCGTCGCCGTAGCTGGCGAGTTGCTCGGCAGCCTGGGGATCGGCGGTGAAGCTGGTCCGCTGACGTTCGAGGACTCGCTCGACGACTTCCAGCTCCCGGGGCGTCGGCTTGCGCGAGACTGCCAGGCGGAAGGCGAGGTCGATCCGTTCGGCGGGGGTCGCACCTCCTTCGGCGATCAGTCGTCCGGCGAATTTGCGGGCGGCGTCGACTGACTGGCGCTCGTTCATCAAAGCCAGCGCCTGCAGCGGCGTATTGGTCCGCGGACGGCGGACCGTGCAGTTTTCGCGGCTGGGGGCGTCGAAGGTCAGCATGGTCGGCGGCGGGCTGGTCCGTTTCCAGAACGTGTAGAGGCTGCGGCGATAGATCTTTTCGCCCTCGTCGGCTTTGAAGTCGCGCGTATTGCTGCCGACGAACGCGACCGCTTCCCAGATCCCTTCGGGCTGGGGCGGCTTGACGCTTTTGCCCCCTTCGCGTTCGACGAGCAGGCCGCTGATGGCCAGCAGGGAATCCCGGATGACTTCGGCGTCCAGCCGGAATCGCGGGCCATGCGCCAGCAGGCGGTTGTCGGGATCTTTCGCCAGGACGTCCGGCGTCACTCGCGACGCCTGGCGATACGTGCCGGACATCACCATCCGCTTGTGCATCTTTTTGACGTCCCAGCCGGTGGCGACGAACTCCGTCGCCAGCCAGTCGAGCAGTTCGGGATGGCTGGGCCATTCTCCCTGAGAACCGAAGTCTTCGGCCGTCTTCACGATCCCGGTGCCGAAAAACTGCTGCCAGTAGCGGTTGACCGTGACTCGGGCGGTGAGCGGATGGGCAGGCGAAACCAGCCACTGGGCGAGCCCCAGCCGGTTCGAGGGGGCTCCTTCGGGGAGCGGCGGGAAGACGGCCGGCACGCCGCGCTCGACAGGGTCTCCCTTCTTGTCGTACGCGCCGCGGATGAGGACGAACGCCTGCCGGGGTTGAGGCAGGTCTTCGCTGATCATCGTGGCGGGGATCAGGTTGTCGAGATCGGTCCGGGACTTCTTGAGATCGGCGATCTGCTTGTTGAGCGGGTCGAACGTCGGCCGCGAGCCCGAGTAGACGTATTGCAGGAAGTAGTTGAGGATCTCGGCCTTTTGCGAATCGTTTCGCTTGTCCCCTTCGAGCTTGATCAGTTCGACGATGTTTCCGGGGACGCCATTGGCGTTCTTGCGGACCGACTCTTCCCAGACGAGCAGCGAGTCGAACTTCGACAGGCCCTGAGCCGTGGTCGTCAGCAGTCCGGCCCGATCCCAGTGGACGGTGCCGCCCTGCTGCGTGAAGGCCCAGCCGTTGAGCGACTTTCCGGCCGGCAGTCCGACCAGCTCGGCGTCGACTTCCAGCCGAACCCACTGCCCTGTTGGAGGAAGCGGGCCGCCATGCCGGCGGGCGGGCGTGTTGGACTGTCCCCACGGGATGACGTCTTCGCCCCAGTACATGCGGTGTTCCCACTGGCCGTCGTGGAACTGGAGCATGATCGACTTGGGCGGATTCTGCGGATCGAGATAGACCCAGGCGAACAGCCGGTCCCCCTGGCCGATCTTCAACTCGGGCTTCGCTCCGTTGAAGAAGTGCTGGATCAGGCCGTCTCCGGTCCGAGTATGGGACCGGTGACCGCTGTAGACCGGTCCCTGATCTTTGGTGACCCAGCGCCATTCGTGCCCGCTCTGCTGCGGATTGGCCCCGGAGGGAAGTTCGTCGTCGATCCAGACAAACTCCTGTCGGACGGCGGTCAGCGCGTCGGCGGGCCGGTCTTCCAGGCTGGGATCGCTGTACTTGATCGCCGTCAGAGCCTGCCCGATCTGCTGCTGGGTCTCATTGATCTGTCGGTCGTAATCCTGCAGTTGTTTCGTCTGCTCGGCGGTGGGGAGCTTCATTGTCGGGGGCGGCAGCAGGGCGTTCCCGTCCATCGCCTGGTCGGAGAGACTGTAGAAAAAGGAGTACAGCGAATAGAACTCCTTTTGCGAAATCGGATCGAATTTGTGGCTGTGGCAGACGGTGCAGTTGAGCGTCAGGCCCATGAAGATCGTGCCGATGGCTTCGGTCCGGTCGACGGCGTACCGGACAAGGACCTCGTCGTTGATCGAGCCCCCTTCGCTGGTCGTTACGTTGCAACGGTTAAATCCACTGGCGACCTTCTGTGCGACGGTGGGACTGGGGAGCAGGTCGCCGGCGAGCTGCTCGATCGTAAAGCGATCGAACGGCATGTTGCTGTTGAGAGCGTCGATGACCCACTCGCGATAGGGCCAGAGCGAACGCTCGTTGTCGAGGTGCAGCCCGTGGGTGTCGCCGTAGCGGGCGGCGTCGAGCCAGTAGCGGGCCATGTGCTCGCCGTACCGGGGGGACTGCAGCAGCCGGTCGACCAGGTGCTCATAGGCGTTGGGGGAGGTGTCCGCGAGGAAGGCGTCGACTTCGGCGGGAGTCGGCGGCAGGCCGATCAGGTCGAACGTCAGCCGGCGAATCAGCGTGACGCGGTCCGCTTCCGGGGAGGGCTCCAGTCCCGCCTGTTCCAGCCGCGCAAGGGCGAAACGATCGATGGGATTGCGAACCGCCGCTGCATGCTGGACGGCGGGCGGTTCGGGGCTGCTCGGGGCGATGAAGGCCCAGTGCCCCTGGTATTCCGCCCCCGAAGCGACCCAGCGCTTCAGCAGGTCGATCTGTTCCGCGGTCAGCGATTTGCCGCTCGCTTCCGGCGGCATTTTCAGATTCGCATCTGACGAGACAATGCGGGCGATCAGCTCGCTGGCTTCGAGCTTGCCGGCGACGATCGCCGTCTTGCCC harbors:
- a CDS encoding PSD1 and planctomycete cytochrome C domain-containing protein, yielding MARWIGAFVLLSGSPFAGLLAAEDRPISYNRDIRPILSNNCYQCHGPDPKHREGGLRLDVRDAATAAVESGKTAIVAGKLEASELIARIVSSDANLKMPPEASGKSLTAEQIDLLKRWVASGAEYQGHWAFIAPSSPEPPAVQHAAAVRNPIDRFALARLEQAGLEPSPEADRVTLIRRLTFDLIGLPPTPAEVDAFLADTSPNAYEHLVDRLLQSPRYGEHMARYWLDAARYGDTHGLHLDNERSLWPYREWVIDALNSNMPFDRFTIEQLAGDLLPSPTVAQKVASGFNRCNVTTSEGGSINDEVLVRYAVDRTEAIGTIFMGLTLNCTVCHSHKFDPISQKEFYSLYSFFYSLSDQAMDGNALLPPPTMKLPTAEQTKQLQDYDRQINETQQQIGQALTAIKYSDPSLEDRPADALTAVRQEFVWIDDELPSGANPQQSGHEWRWVTKDQGPVYSGHRSHTRTGDGLIQHFFNGAKPELKIGQGDRLFAWVYLDPQNPPKSIMLQFHDGQWEHRMYWGEDVIPWGQSNTPARRHGGPLPPTGQWVRLEVDAELVGLPAGKSLNGWAFTQQGGTVHWDRAGLLTTTAQGLSKFDSLLVWEESVRKNANGVPGNIVELIKLEGDKRNDSQKAEILNYFLQYVYSGSRPTFDPLNKQIADLKKSRTDLDNLIPATMISEDLPQPRQAFVLIRGAYDKKGDPVERGVPAVFPPLPEGAPSNRLGLAQWLVSPAHPLTARVTVNRYWQQFFGTGIVKTAEDFGSQGEWPSHPELLDWLATEFVATGWDVKKMHKRMVMSGTYRQASRVTPDVLAKDPDNRLLAHGPRFRLDAEVIRDSLLAISGLLVEREGGKSVKPPQPEGIWEAVAFVGSNTRDFKADEGEKIYRRSLYTFWKRTSPPPTMLTFDAPSRENCTVRRPRTNTPLQALALMNERQSVDAARKFAGRLIAEGGATPAERIDLAFRLAVSRKPTPRELEVVERVLERQRTSFTADPQAAEQLASYGDAPKQSTAEIVDFAAWTMVANLILNLDETITKE